The DNA sequence AATTTAGATAATTTGAATTTTTCTTTAGTGAAAAACGGCAATATTCAGCAAAAAGGAAATACTTCAGAAATGATTTTTTCATTTGATTACCTCATCTCATATATTTCTCAATATTTCACTTTAAAAATGGGCGATATTATTTTTACCGGAACGCCATCGGGAGTTTCAAAGCTTAATGAAAATGATTTTTTGGAAGGTTTTATTGAAAATGAGAAGTTTTTTGAGATTAAAATCAGGTAATAGTTTTAATCATTAACCTTCAATTTATAATCTTGACTTTTTGGTACAATAAAAAATTTATTCGGAGACCACTGTGCAATGAAAATTTTAGATACATCATCATATCCTTGTTTTCGTAATTCATTTTTTAGCCAATCTTCTGTTTTATCAATTCCTTCTAAATAGACATGGTTAATTTTGCCATCAATAACCAGTAAGACTGCGTATTTATCATAATCATCTGTAAATGCGGTAATGGAACCGTCTTGTTCCATTTGAGCAAAATATACTTTAGATATATCGTATATACCATTATTTTTTAGTACACTGGCATAAGTCATTATATCAATCTTTGCTTTTTTAAATCCTTCTATATTAAATTTTCCTTTTAATACTAAAGGTATAATAGGACCTTCTACTAACCCTCTTAAACGACTATATTTTTTTGTGAGAAATGCTATTAAATATACAATGAATGTCCAAATAAACAACACTAAGGCAAATTCCATAATAGAAATATTCGGATTATATATAATTCCACCTACCAAGCCCCCTAAGACTATATTCTGAATTAGATCAATTCCGGAAACTTGGTTTAAAATGGTTCTTCCTACTAATTTAATGTAAATTAAAACGGCGATAAATGCTACTACTAATTTTATCGATATAAATATGTTATCATATATATTGAAGCTTCCGAAAACTGCATTTTTTAAATCCATGATATTCTATATTTGTAATTTAGTGTTATATACAAAAATATAAATTAATTTAATACATTAATGTATAATTATCAAAATGTTTCTTATTTTATTTTAAAGAAATATATACATATAATATTATAATAAAATGAAAATAAGCTGAAAGCTTAATGCTTTCAGCTTATTCCTAACACATAAAATGTATAATCAACTTTTGTTTCTTATCCTATTTTAGCTATTTAAAATTAAAATATTACTTAGACAATTATGATTTTCTTTTAATAAATCAATTTTAAGTTTTAATTTATCGAACTCTAATATCTATTAAATTTTCAAAACATTCTAACCCTTTGTTTAAAAAACTTTTGAGAAGTTACGATCATATTTAAAACATTTATACGTATTATACCGACCGATACTAAAAAGATCGTTTAGTATTGTTCTCGCATTTCTGTTGCTGCTCCTACCATTTCGATTAATGCTTTTTCTGTTTCTTCCCATCCTCTTGTCTTTAGTCCGCAATCCGGGTTAATCCACAATTGCTCTACCGGTATACTTTTAATTGCTTTTTTCAATAAGGAAACCATTTCATTTTTGGACGGTATTCTCGGAGAGTGTATATCATAAACACCCGGACCAATATCGTTAGGGTATTTAAATTCTGAAAAAATGTTTAACAACTTCATATCTGACTTAGAGCATTCTATGGTAATTACATCCGCATCCATATCTGCTATGTTTTGAATGATATCATTAAATTCAGAATAACACATATGAGTATGAATTTGTGTTTGATCTTTTACCCCACAGGATGCAATTCTAAATGCTTTTATAGCCCACTCTAAATAGGTTTGCCAATCTTTTTTTCGTAACGGCAGCCCTTCTCTTATGGCCGGTTCATCTATTTGAATAATTCGTATTCCCGCTTTTTCCAAGTCTACTACTTCTTCTCTAATGGCTAATGCAATTTGGAAACAGGTATCTTTTCTCGGTTGATCGTCTCGTACAAAACTCCATTGCAATATAGTTACCGGTCCGGTCAACATACCTTTTACATTTTTATTTGTTAACGATTGTGCATAGGAAGACCATTTCACAGTCATAGGATTAGGCCTGAATATATCGCCATAAATGATGGGTGGTTTCACACAACGGCTTCCATAACTTTGTACCCATCCGTTTTTGGAAAATGCAACTCCTTCTAATTGTTCTCCAAAATATTCCACCATGTCGTTTCGTTCAAACTCCCCGTGAACCAATACATCTATACCTATTTTTTCTTGGAATCGTATTGTTTTTTCAATTTCCTTTTTAATCAGCTCTTCATATTCTAAAGGTGTTATCAATCCTTTTTTTAGTTTAGATCTCCAACTTCTGACTTCGGATGTTTGAGGAAATGAGCCGATCGTAGTTGTTGCAAATAAAGGCAACTGCAAGGCTTCAGATTGTTTTTTCTTTCGTTCTGAAAATACGGAATTTCTTTTATCTTCTACTTTTTCAATATTCCTTATTTTTTCTTTTACTTTTTCGTTATGTATTAAAGCTGATGTTTTTCTGCTGGTTGCAGCCGCTATATTTTCCTGTAATTTTTTTTGTAAATCCGGGGAATCTTCTTTAGACGCAAGCTTTTTTAAGGTTACTACTTCATCGATTTTCTGTTTTGCAAAAGCCAACCAATTTTTAATTTCCGATGAAAGGGCTTTTGTATCTGTTTCCAATTCCAAGTCAACCGGACTATGAAGAAGTGAACAAGAAGGAGCTATTAAAATTCGGTCTTTACCAATTTTGGAAACAGCTTTTTGAATAAGTTTCAAAGATTTTTCAAAATCATTTTTCCATATATTTCTTCCATCAACGATCCCTAAAGAAAGGATAAGTTTTTCCGGAATTTTATCTAAAACTTCATCTAATTGTTCCGGACAACGTACCAAATCTATATGTAATGCTTGTACGGGTAGATTAAAAGCAAGTGCTAAATTGTCTTTCAATCCGTCAAAATAGGTAGTTAGTATTTTATTTATATAAGGAAATTGTTTATGTATTTCTTTATAGGCATATTGGAAGGAGTCTTTCGCTTTTTCATCCAAATCCAAAGTTAAGAAAGGCTCATCAAACTGCACCCATTCAACACCTTCTGCCTTTAATTTATTTAGGATTTCTATATAGACAGGAAGAATATTTTTTAGTAAATCCAGCTTATTGAAGTTTTCCTCTTTTTCTTTTCCCAACAACAAATAAGATACAGGGCCTATTATAACCGGCTTTGTATGGATTCCCGCATTTTTAGCTTCTAAATATTCATCAATAATTTTTGTTGAAAACAAGGAAAATTTCTGATTACTTTCAAATTCAGGGACAATGTAATGATAATTGGTATCTAACCATTTGGTCATTTCCATGGCTTTTATATCAATGCCTTCTTTTTGATGTCCTCTGGCCATGGCAAAATATAAGTCTAATTCTGTATTTGATTTATCCAGTATTACCTTATTATATCTTTTAGGGATAGCTCCGACCATTAGTGACATATCAAGTACCTGATCGTAATAAGAAAAATCATTAGATGGGATCCAATCAATCCCTAATTTTTGTTGAGTTACCCAGTTTTGGTGCCGGATATCTTTACTTGTTATCATCAGTTCTTCGACTGACGCTTTACCTGCCCAATATTTTTCACAGGCTTTTTTAAGTTCTCTGTCACTACCAATACGCGGATAGCCAAGATTGTGTGTTTGCATTTTTATAACTTTTTAAACGATTATATTATAAAAAGCTCTTATTGCTAAACTTCACAATGCTCTCTTTCTTTGTTAAATAAAATCAAATTTCAAAACAATTTTTGACATACAAGTAAACTAATTATTCTAATGATCTTAAAGTTTCTTGTAGTCAAATTATATTTTTTGTGATCTTGCTTTTACTCGCGAAAGCATTGTCAATTAAGAATAGGCAGGTCTCCTGGCTTATAACATTTTATCTACCTTCTCACCGTTTAAATCGGCAATGGTTTTTATTGATAAAATTTTTTTTAGGTTACTTACAGTTGCGCGTCAGCTCATGATTCACACATGATTCCCTATTAAGTCGTTTTTACACAGCACCTTATTCTTGTTGATAAAGAAATTAAGTAAAGAACTTATATATACAAAGATAAAAAACCTTTGCTTTTATTTCTTTATTAAAATAAATAAAAATTAAAACTTGGTTTTTGTTTTTATTTTACTACTATTTTATGTTTTTATTAGTATAATTCTTTAAGTTGATCTTTAGAAAATCCTTTAAATTCAGATAAGTTTCCATTTTTAATTTTTAATACCCATTCAGGATCTGCAAGTAACGCTCTTCCTACTGCTATTAAATCAAATTCGCCTGCATCTAATCTTCTATTTAATTCGTTAAGAAAATTATCAGAAGCCTCAAAACTTTGTCCTTTGAATGCGCCTAAGAAATCTCCGGTGAGCCCCACAGATCCAACACTTATGGAAGGTTTGCCCGTTATTTTTTTTGCCCATCCTGCAAAATTTAAATCAGAATTTTCAAATTCGGGTTCCCAAAATCTTCGTTGTGAGCAATGAAAAATATCAACTCCGGCATCTGATAACGGTAGTAACCATTCTTCCATTTCTTCCGGTGTCTTTGCCAATTTAGCGGAATAATCTTGTTGTTTCCATTGTGATAAGCGTAAAATTATAGGAAAATCTTCTCCTACCGCATTTCGAACCGCTTTTACAACTTCAATGGCAAAACGACTCCTTTCGGCCAGGGTAGCTCCTCCCCATATATCATTTCTTTTATTGAGCTTATCCCAAAAAAATTGATCGATCAAATATCCGTGCGCTCCATGCAGTTCCAGGGCATCAAAACCAATTTTTTTGGTTTGGTAAGCTGCTTCTGCAAAAGCCTCAATTGTATTTTCAATATCATTTTCGCTCATTTCTTTTCCGGCTTTTGTTTCCGGATTTAATAGCCCGGATGGTCCCTCAAAAGGCTCTGATGGTTTCCAGTTTTTATGGGCCGGTATTATTCCCATATGCCAAAGTTGCGGAGCTATTTTACCACCTTTAGCATGAACTTCTTCAACCACCTTTTTCCAACCTTCTAAGGCTTGTTCTCCATAAAATACAGGTATATTGGGGTCATTGGAAGATGCCGCCCTGCGAACAACGGTTCCTTCTGTTATAATTAAGCCCACTTCGGCCTGTGCTCTTCTTTGATAATAATCAGCTATTTGTTTTCCGGGTATTCCATCATAAGCAAATGATCGGGTCATAGGCGCCATGACTATTCTGTTTTTTAATGACAGTTTTTTTGATGTAAACGGTTGAAATAATTTATGTACCATTTTAATTTATATCGTAGTTATTATTTAATTTCATATTCTAAACGAATGGTAATGCTTGCTGTTTTTTTCTTGGATGATACATTAAATGCTCCTCCCCAAGAGTAATCATCTTCAGATGAATTTTGAGCAGTTATTTGAAAAACCCCTTGATTGGCATTCTTTAATTTGCCTAATTTACAACCGGCGTTAATTGCTATTTCTTCTGCTCTTTTTTTTGCATCTTTGGTTGCATCTGAAATCATCTGTATTTTTAAATCAGATAATTTAGTATAGTAATATAAAGGCGATCGGGAATAGAGTTCTACTCCGTTATTAATCAATTCTGTAATTTGACGGGAAAGATCTTCTACTTTTTTCACATTTTTAGATTCTATGGTTATGGTTTGATTTAATTCATACCCTGTAAATATATTTTGATTTATTCCTTCTTTGTATCTACTATCATATTGTTTACTTATTTCTACTGAGGAAAAAACTATTTCTTTATCGGAAAATCCTTTGGAAATCAGATATTCTCTTACTTTTTTTCTATCTGCATCTAATTCGGCATAGGCTTGTTTTAAATCGAGATTTTTCTTTGAAAAATCGGCTTTCCATACTATTAAATCAGATTCAAAATCTTTTGTGCCTAATCCTTTTACTGTTATTGTATTGGATTGATTTCTTTTTTGGTAAGAATTACCTAAAAAATATGCAGCAAGAACGATTGAAATGGACGCTAGTAATGTTGATACTATTAGATAATTTTTCATACTCTCTTTTTTCCAAATATACAAAAAAAGCACCTCAAATAAAGGTGCTTTCATTTTTTATAAATAAAATTTATATTTTTTTACTATAATGTATTGATATTATTTAAATCTTCAAAAGCTTTTTCCAATCTTTTTGAGAATCCTTCTTCACATTTTCTCATCCAAACTCTTGGATCATAGAATTTCTTATTAGGTGCTTCATCTCCGGTTGGATTTCCTACTTGAGTTCTTAAATAATCAATATTTTTTTCTACATAATCTCTAGCCCCTTCGGTATAAGCAAATTGTAAATCTGTATCAATATTCATTTTAACTACTCCGTAGCTTATGGCTTCTCTTATATCTAACAAGGAAGAACCTGATCCTCCATGAAATACAAAATTAATCGGTTTTGAAGGTCCGCCCACTTGTTTTTGAACGTATTCTTGTGAGTTGTGAAGTATTTTAGGCTCTAATTTAACATTTCCCGGTTTATATACTCCATGTACATTACCAAATGCTGCTGCAATAGTAAAATTAGGACTTATTGCGCTTAATGCTTTATACGTTTTATAAACATCCTCAGGTTGTGTATATAATTTTGAGCTTTCTATATCTGAATTGTCAACTCCGTCTTCTTCTCCACCTGTTATCCCTATTTCAACTTCTAGGGTCATTCCTAATTTTGCCATTCTTTCAAAATATTTAGAAGAGATTGCTAAATTTTCATCTAAGGGCTCTTCTGAAAGATCTAGCATGTGTGAAGAGTATAGTGTTTTTCCTTCTTTTTTATGGAATTCTTCACAAGCATCTAATAAACCGTCAACCCAAGGTAATAATTTTTTTGCACAGTGATCTGTATGTAATATTACAGTTGCCCCATAGGCTTCTGCCAACGTATGGACATGTTTTGCTCCAGCTATAGCCCCTAAAACATCTGCTCTAAGGGAAGAGTTTTTATATCCTTTGCCTGCATTAAATTGAGATCCTCCGTTTGAAAATTGTATAATTAATGGAGCATTTACTCTAACAGCTGTTTCAAGAGCTGCATTTACATTGCTAGACCCTATAACGTTACATGCCGGTAAAGCAAACTGATTTTCTTTAGCATAATCGAATATTTCTTTTACTAGCGAACCGGTTGCTACTCCTGCTGGAAATTTTCTGCTCATGATTTTATAATTTTTTTTGTTATACTTTTTTTAAATTGTAAATGTAAAAACTATTTATATCTCAAAGAGTTATTTTATGTTGAAATTTCTCATGTTTTATTTTTTTTAACAAAAAGTTATAATTTTATTGAAATTATCGGTTTAATTTCTCATTATACATTTAACGTTTTATAAAAACTTTAGTACTTTTTTAGAATTTACCATATTTTTTTTAAAATATAAATTTTGGTTACTATTTCAACAGTTAGTACCTTTATTTACTTTACATAGAATTCAAAAAATTAATATTCTCAATTATCATACTAATCTTTCATTTTGAGAAATTAGATAAAAATATAAATGCCTCATATTTGAAAAATACAAGGCATTTCTTTTTCTTGATAAATTTTTTATTTTAATATAGCTGTTACTTTTTCATAATTAGGCTCATGAGTAGTTTCAGCTATTTGTTCTTCATAAATAATTTCTCCTGACTCATTAAGAACAAGTACTGCTCTGCTAAGTAATCCTTTTAACGAGCCATCAGCAAATTCTAAATTATATACCTTACCAAAATCTGAACGAAAGGCAGAAAGCGGGATAACATTATCTAAACCTTCTGCGGCACAAAAACGTTTTTGAGCAAAAGGAAGGTCTTTTGAAATACATAAAACCACAGTGTTTTTCATTTCAGATACTTTTTCATTAAATTCTCTGACAGACATAGCGCATGTGTCTGTATCCACACTTGGAAATATGTTTAAAACAACTCTTTTTCCTGTATAATCCGATAATTTTTTTTCTGATAAATCCGTATCCACTAATATAAAATCTGGAGCCTTACTTCCTATTGATGGTAGGTTTCCCAATGTATGGACTTCATTTCCTTTTAATGTTATTGTTGCCATTGTATTATTTTTATTTACGGTTAATTATTACTATGAAAGATTTACAAAGACTAATGTATGAAATAATATTAATTTTGATAATTTGTAAAATATTATATTATATAATTCTTTTATTAATAATTTCTATTTAAATGTTACTATTTATTTTGAAAAGAATTTTCTATTATTTTCATATAAAATAGTTTTCGATAACTATATTTTTAAAATACTTAATTAAATTTGGGTATTAAAACTTATGTGATATGCAACCCATTTTCAAATTCTGCCCAAATTGTAAAAGTGATCATTTAGAATATCCGCATGGATCAAAAATTGTATGTTTAGATTGTAATTTTGAATACTATCACAATACAGCCGGAGCAACCGCTGTGGTTATTCAGAAAAATGACGAAATATTATTTACTATTAGAAACAAAGAACCTAAAAAAGGCTTTTTAGATCTGGCAGGAGGATTTATTGAAGCCGAAGAAACCGCTGAACATGGAAGCTTTAGGGAATTACAAGAAGAATTAAATATATCGATTGATTTATCTAAATTAGAATATATATGTTCCCATCCTAATACTTATTTGTACAAAAACATCCTATACAATACCATTGATTTATTCTTTCTTTATAAAGATGAGAATTTATCTATCGGAGATTATGATCCGATTGAATTAAAAGGATATGTATGGAAAAAATTATCCGATATAGATCTTAATGAAATTGCTTTCGACAGTCACAAGAAAACGCTAACCCTCTTGAAAAATAATTTAAAGGGATCTTAAGTATACTTGTTTTTTTGTAATTTATGAAAGCGTATAGGTATTTTGATTATTAATTTTATATTAAATTTTAAACCACTATAATTTAAAAACAAGTCTAAAAAAGAAATGATTCTAATTAAATTAGAATCATTTCTTTATTTTTACTTTCAAATTTAATAAAAAACAATAATTATTTATAGAAAGTAAAAATCTCAAATTCTCATTTTTTTTGATATGTTTGAAGCCTAAACTTCCTGTTCTGCTAATTTAATAAATTATATTTTATATATAAAATTTAAAGCAAATAATTTAATAATAATCAATAAATTTTATTCTTTACTTGTAAATTTACTAATAGAAGAACACAAAACGTATTATCTTTTTTTCTTACTTTTCAGTACTCAAAATGTTTTAAAAAAATTTAGTTGCAACGCATTTTATTTGCTTACACTAGTTAATTATTGAAAATTATTTTTTTCATTTATTCCATGGAATCTACCAATTTTTATGAAAGGGTATATGAAATTGTACGAAAAATACCTTACGGTAAAGTAACCACTTACGGACATATTGCTGCTTATTTGGGAGTTAAAAGTTCCTCCCGAATGGTAGGTTATGCCATGAATTCTTCCCATTCAATATCAGACATTCCAGCTCACAGAGTTGTAAACCGAAACGGAATGTTAACCGGAAAGTTTCATTTTCCCACTCCAACACTTATGGAAGAACTTTTAGAAAATGAAGGAATCCCAATTAAAAACGATAAGATCATTAATTTTAAAGATTATTTATGGATACCTGAAAATGATTGATATTAAATTTTACAATGCAAAAATTTTATTTAAATTTGCAAATATTAGAAAAGCCTAACAATTGAGTAAGAAATCTCTTCAAGAAGTTCATGAAAGTATTAATACCGAAAATCCAAAAAGATGGAAAAGAATACTTTCTTTTTTCGGGCCGGCTTACCTAGTAGCCGTTGGATATCTTGATCCCGGAAACTGGGCAACTGACATTGCCGGGGGCAGCAAATTTGGATATGCTTTAATCTGGGTTCTATTAATGAGCAATATTATGGCATTATTGCTTCAAGCATTAAGTGCTCGTTTAGGTATTGTTCGCGGATTAGATTTAGCTCAAACTAACAGGGAGTATTATCCGAAATGGATGAACTATATTCTATATGGTTTTGCTGAAATAGCGATAGCTGCAACAGACTTAGCCGAAGTTTTAGGAATGGCCATTGGTTTACAGCTTCTTTTCGGACTTGATCTTATTTGGGGTGTTTGGTTGGCTGCGTTGGACACATTGCTGTTACTTGTTTTACAACGGTTTGGTATACGAAAAATGGAAGCGTTTATCATCGCTTTGGTGGCTATTATAGGAGGTTGTTTTCTTATTGAAATGTTTTTAGCTAAGCCTGATCTTATTGCAGTTTCTAAAGGATTTAAACCTACTCTTCCCAATACTGAGGCTTTATATATTGCAATTGGAATTATTGGGGCAACTGTTATGCCGCATAATTTGTATCTTCATTCCGCTTTGGTTCAAACCAGAAAAATTAAACGAGATTATGAATCCATAAAACGAGCCATTAAATATAATTTTTTTGACAGTCTCATCGCATTAAACATGGCTTTTTTTGTAAATGCTGCCATTTTAGTGCTTGCTGCTTCAACTTTTTATAGTGCCGGATTACATGATATAGAAGGATTACATGATGCATATAAAATGCTATCCAATTTATTAGGTCCTCTTTCTCCTGTTCTTTTTGCTATTGCTTTAATTGCTGCCGGTCAAAGCTCTACCGTAACCGGAACGCTTGCCGGTCAAATTGTTATGGAAGGGTACTTGCACTTTAGAATGAATCCTGCTTTACGAAGGTTATTAACACGTATTATAGCTATTATACCGGCTGTGATTGTAATAAGTCTACTGGGGGAAAGTTCCGTTGATGAAATGCTTATTTTTAGTCAAGTGCTTTTAAGTATGCAATTAGGTTTTGCCGTAATCCCTCTAATCCATTTTGTTAGTGATAAAGAAAAAATGGGAAAATTTGCTATTAAATTACCTTTAAAAATTATATCTTGGATTGTATGTACAATCATTATCCTGTTAAATATCAAGTTAATTTACGATGAAGAAATTAATGTTTACTACAATGAGGATATAATTTTAAGTGTAAAAATTATTTTGGGAATTATATCTTTAGGCTTATTATTATTCTTGATTTGTAT is a window from the Apibacter sp. B3706 genome containing:
- a CDS encoding NADH:flavin oxidoreductase, whose translation is MVHKLFQPFTSKKLSLKNRIVMAPMTRSFAYDGIPGKQIADYYQRRAQAEVGLIITEGTVVRRAASSNDPNIPVFYGEQALEGWKKVVEEVHAKGGKIAPQLWHMGIIPAHKNWKPSEPFEGPSGLLNPETKAGKEMSENDIENTIEAFAEAAYQTKKIGFDALELHGAHGYLIDQFFWDKLNKRNDIWGGATLAERSRFAIEVVKAVRNAVGEDFPIILRLSQWKQQDYSAKLAKTPEEMEEWLLPLSDAGVDIFHCSQRRFWEPEFENSDLNFAGWAKKITGKPSISVGSVGLTGDFLGAFKGQSFEASDNFLNELNRRLDAGEFDLIAVGRALLADPEWVLKIKNGNLSEFKGFSKDQLKELY
- a CDS encoding DUF421 domain-containing protein, whose amino-acid sequence is MDLKNAVFGSFNIYDNIFISIKLVVAFIAVLIYIKLVGRTILNQVSGIDLIQNIVLGGLVGGIIYNPNISIMEFALVLFIWTFIVYLIAFLTKKYSRLRGLVEGPIIPLVLKGKFNIEGFKKAKIDIMTYASVLKNNGIYDISKVYFAQMEQDGSITAFTDDYDKYAVLLVIDGKINHVYLEGIDKTEDWLKNELRKQGYDDVSKIFIAQWSPNKFFIVPKSQDYKLKVND
- the metE gene encoding 5-methyltetrahydropteroyltriglutamate--homocysteine S-methyltransferase — protein: MQTHNLGYPRIGSDRELKKACEKYWAGKASVEELMITSKDIRHQNWVTQQKLGIDWIPSNDFSYYDQVLDMSLMVGAIPKRYNKVILDKSNTELDLYFAMARGHQKEGIDIKAMEMTKWLDTNYHYIVPEFESNQKFSLFSTKIIDEYLEAKNAGIHTKPVIIGPVSYLLLGKEKEENFNKLDLLKNILPVYIEILNKLKAEGVEWVQFDEPFLTLDLDEKAKDSFQYAYKEIHKQFPYINKILTTYFDGLKDNLALAFNLPVQALHIDLVRCPEQLDEVLDKIPEKLILSLGIVDGRNIWKNDFEKSLKLIQKAVSKIGKDRILIAPSCSLLHSPVDLELETDTKALSSEIKNWLAFAKQKIDEVVTLKKLASKEDSPDLQKKLQENIAAATSRKTSALIHNEKVKEKIRNIEKVEDKRNSVFSERKKKQSEALQLPLFATTTIGSFPQTSEVRSWRSKLKKGLITPLEYEELIKKEIEKTIRFQEKIGIDVLVHGEFERNDMVEYFGEQLEGVAFSKNGWVQSYGSRCVKPPIIYGDIFRPNPMTVKWSSYAQSLTNKNVKGMLTGPVTILQWSFVRDDQPRKDTCFQIALAIREEVVDLEKAGIRIIQIDEPAIREGLPLRKKDWQTYLEWAIKAFRIASCGVKDQTQIHTHMCYSEFNDIIQNIADMDADVITIECSKSDMKLLNIFSEFKYPNDIGPGVYDIHSPRIPSKNEMVSLLKKAIKSIPVEQLWINPDCGLKTRGWEETEKALIEMVGAATEMREQY
- a CDS encoding Nramp family divalent metal transporter, with product MSKKSLQEVHESINTENPKRWKRILSFFGPAYLVAVGYLDPGNWATDIAGGSKFGYALIWVLLMSNIMALLLQALSARLGIVRGLDLAQTNREYYPKWMNYILYGFAEIAIAATDLAEVLGMAIGLQLLFGLDLIWGVWLAALDTLLLLVLQRFGIRKMEAFIIALVAIIGGCFLIEMFLAKPDLIAVSKGFKPTLPNTEALYIAIGIIGATVMPHNLYLHSALVQTRKIKRDYESIKRAIKYNFFDSLIALNMAFFVNAAILVLAASTFYSAGLHDIEGLHDAYKMLSNLLGPLSPVLFAIALIAAGQSSTVTGTLAGQIVMEGYLHFRMNPALRRLLTRIIAIIPAVIVISLLGESSVDEMLIFSQVLLSMQLGFAVIPLIHFVSDKEKMGKFAIKLPLKIISWIVCTIIILLNIKLIYDEEINVYYNEDIILSVKIILGIISLGLLLFLICIVLYPWIKKSQKINFGIHQLPSEKSIDKLHPFKVIGIALDFTKGDQRVLNYLPIFADINSRIVLFHVTESASANYNGKLANDYEVKFDQNKLDDYKNFLLKEGYMNVETKLGFGNPTISLPKLINDTKVDVLLMAKHEYKGIPDFTFGIMSNRLSNKTNVPILVV
- a CDS encoding MGMT family protein → MESTNFYERVYEIVRKIPYGKVTTYGHIAAYLGVKSSSRMVGYAMNSSHSISDIPAHRVVNRNGMLTGKFHFPTPTLMEELLENEGIPIKNDKIINFKDYLWIPEND
- the tpx gene encoding thiol peroxidase, whose amino-acid sequence is MATITLKGNEVHTLGNLPSIGSKAPDFILVDTDLSEKKLSDYTGKRVVLNIFPSVDTDTCAMSVREFNEKVSEMKNTVVLCISKDLPFAQKRFCAAEGLDNVIPLSAFRSDFGKVYNLEFADGSLKGLLSRAVLVLNESGEIIYEEQIAETTHEPNYEKVTAILK
- a CDS encoding SIMPL domain-containing protein, translated to MKNYLIVSTLLASISIVLAAYFLGNSYQKRNQSNTITVKGLGTKDFESDLIVWKADFSKKNLDLKQAYAELDADRKKVREYLISKGFSDKEIVFSSVEISKQYDSRYKEGINQNIFTGYELNQTITIESKNVKKVEDLSRQITELINNGVELYSRSPLYYYTKLSDLKIQMISDATKDAKKRAEEIAINAGCKLGKLKNANQGVFQITAQNSSEDDYSWGGAFNVSSKKKTASITIRLEYEIK
- the fbaA gene encoding class II fructose-bisphosphate aldolase — its product is MSRKFPAGVATGSLVKEIFDYAKENQFALPACNVIGSSNVNAALETAVRVNAPLIIQFSNGGSQFNAGKGYKNSSLRADVLGAIAGAKHVHTLAEAYGATVILHTDHCAKKLLPWVDGLLDACEEFHKKEGKTLYSSHMLDLSEEPLDENLAISSKYFERMAKLGMTLEVEIGITGGEEDGVDNSDIESSKLYTQPEDVYKTYKALSAISPNFTIAAAFGNVHGVYKPGNVKLEPKILHNSQEYVQKQVGGPSKPINFVFHGGSGSSLLDIREAISYGVVKMNIDTDLQFAYTEGARDYVEKNIDYLRTQVGNPTGDEAPNKKFYDPRVWMRKCEEGFSKRLEKAFEDLNNINTL
- a CDS encoding NUDIX hydrolase, encoding MQPIFKFCPNCKSDHLEYPHGSKIVCLDCNFEYYHNTAGATAVVIQKNDEILFTIRNKEPKKGFLDLAGGFIEAEETAEHGSFRELQEELNISIDLSKLEYICSHPNTYLYKNILYNTIDLFFLYKDENLSIGDYDPIELKGYVWKKLSDIDLNEIAFDSHKKTLTLLKNNLKGS